Proteins from a single region of Fodinibius sp. Rm-B-1B1-1:
- a CDS encoding DUF1080 domain-containing protein, which produces MNNTTYILLIAISVLFISGGATTQTKDSTKWQPLFNGKDIDDWIVKIHHHEVGENYANTFRVKDGVIQVNYGDYDKFGGRFGHLFYEESFSSYHLKFKYRFTDQWLEDAPDYTHRNSGVMFHAQDPETILKEQNWPISVEYQMLAADREGNPRPTANMCSPGTDVFYKGEIDDRHCINSTSGSFEWDEWINAELVVYSDSLVIHKVNGAKVLEYTKPQIGGGVVSGFNPDIKVDEKALTEGYIGLQAEGQGVEFKDIKIKPLE; this is translated from the coding sequence ATGAATAATACAACATATATTTTATTAATAGCTATTTCGGTGCTTTTTATCTCCGGTGGTGCTACAACACAAACTAAAGATAGTACGAAATGGCAACCCCTCTTCAATGGTAAAGATATAGATGATTGGATTGTTAAAATACATCATCATGAAGTGGGCGAAAATTATGCCAATACATTTAGGGTTAAAGACGGAGTTATCCAGGTAAATTATGGTGACTATGACAAATTTGGGGGACGTTTTGGTCATTTATTTTATGAGGAATCTTTTTCTTCGTATCACCTAAAGTTCAAATATAGATTCACGGACCAGTGGTTAGAGGATGCACCTGACTATACTCATAGAAATAGTGGTGTAATGTTTCACGCGCAGGATCCAGAAACAATATTAAAAGAGCAAAATTGGCCTATTTCTGTTGAATACCAGATGCTGGCTGCTGACAGAGAAGGAAATCCGAGGCCAACGGCCAATATGTGTTCTCCCGGTACTGATGTGTTTTATAAGGGGGAGATCGATGACCGACACTGTATTAATTCTACATCTGGTAGTTTTGAATGGGATGAATGGATAAATGCTGAGCTTGTTGTTTACAGCGATTCACTGGTGATCCATAAAGTAAATGGTGCAAAAGTTTTGGAATATACCAAACCCCAGATTGGGGGTGGGGTTGTAAGTGGTTTTAACCCTGATATAAAAGTTGATGAGAAAGCTTTAACAGAAGGTTATATCGGTTTGCAAGCCGAAGGGCAGGGCGTAGAATTTAAGGATATCAAGATCAAACCCTTAGAATAA
- a CDS encoding glycoside hydrolase family 97 C-terminal domain-containing protein produces MTVLKQYSFFYRDAPESGQQPKLIIIEEREVNATDDLKIQLASAGGCAIEFISS; encoded by the coding sequence ATAACAGTATTAAAACAGTACTCATTTTTTTATAGAGATGCTCCTGAATCAGGACAGCAGCCGAAGCTAATTATTATTGAGGAGAGGGAGGTTAATGCAACTGATGATCTGAAAATTCAACTTGCTTCTGCTGGCGGGTGTGCTATAGAGTTTATCTCAAGTTAA
- a CDS encoding RagB/SusD family nutrient uptake outer membrane protein, whose protein sequence is MNKNRYTYIYSTILLLVLLITSSCDQDLLNVQPTDRLADNAIWQDSSLVEAFVINTYIGPRLTNKEGVESSGAGFGRTWEYALWSSLTDESIYNNDDDTWLIQRGELSPANLGIAGTIWGRSYRVIRDCNLFLDNIDDVNMSESKKQRLTAEIKFVRAYRYHDLIRNYGEVPLMGDEVYQLEDNLLAEDLYEKASISEAIDYVVSELDKAAQNLPTDHNSNWEKGRATKGAALALKSRLLLYAASPLYTDGNNDPNKWQAAADAAEEVMNMQKYSLYPDYGELFLTPYNNSEIIFERVYTFDNRHLPLEIANGPNGYGGWAGNTPLQNLVDDYEMDNGMPIDESGSGYDPQNPYEDRDPRFYETILFNGAEYRDREVETFVPGGRDSEDGQQPWNTSKTGYYLRKFINPDLPITNPWNGQSTQPWIYIRYAEVLLNYAEAQNEATGPDASVHDAVNEVRNRVGMPDLPQNLTQSEMRERIRNERRIELAFEEHRFYDVRRWEIAMDTENEPAYGMRITKNGDGSLEYERKVALDGRSFEEKHYWLPIPREEIQASDGQLEQNPGY, encoded by the coding sequence ATGAATAAGAATAGATATACATATATATATTCAACGATATTGTTATTAGTCTTATTAATAACAAGTTCTTGTGATCAAGACCTATTAAATGTTCAACCTACAGATCGTTTAGCAGATAATGCAATATGGCAAGATTCTTCATTGGTTGAGGCATTTGTTATTAATACATATATAGGTCCACGTCTGACCAACAAAGAAGGTGTGGAAAGTAGTGGCGCTGGATTTGGGCGTACCTGGGAATATGCTCTCTGGAGTTCTCTTACAGATGAATCAATTTATAATAATGATGATGATACCTGGCTGATACAAAGAGGAGAACTTTCTCCAGCCAATCTGGGTATAGCTGGTACAATCTGGGGAAGAAGTTACCGTGTAATCCGCGATTGTAATCTTTTCTTAGACAATATTGATGATGTTAATATGAGTGAGTCTAAGAAACAAAGGCTTACTGCTGAAATTAAGTTTGTACGTGCATATCGCTACCATGATTTAATTAGAAATTATGGGGAAGTGCCTCTTATGGGAGATGAAGTGTACCAACTTGAGGATAACTTATTAGCAGAGGACTTGTATGAAAAAGCAAGCATCAGCGAAGCCATTGATTATGTGGTTTCTGAGCTGGATAAAGCGGCACAAAATCTTCCGACTGATCATAATTCTAATTGGGAAAAGGGAAGAGCTACTAAAGGAGCAGCTTTAGCATTAAAATCCAGATTACTTCTATATGCAGCCAGTCCACTTTATACAGATGGAAATAATGACCCAAATAAATGGCAAGCAGCAGCAGATGCGGCAGAAGAGGTAATGAATATGCAAAAATATTCATTATATCCCGATTATGGAGAGTTGTTTTTGACACCATACAATAATTCTGAAATTATTTTTGAGCGTGTATATACCTTCGATAATCGTCACCTGCCTTTAGAGATTGCTAATGGACCGAATGGATACGGTGGTTGGGCTGGAAATACTCCCCTCCAAAACTTGGTGGATGATTACGAGATGGATAATGGGATGCCTATAGATGAATCCGGTTCAGGTTATGATCCCCAAAATCCTTATGAAGATCGCGACCCCCGATTTTACGAAACCATTCTTTTTAATGGTGCTGAATATAGGGACCGAGAGGTAGAAACTTTTGTCCCCGGGGGCAGAGATAGTGAAGACGGGCAACAGCCGTGGAATACGAGTAAAACAGGGTACTACCTTAGAAAATTCATCAATCCTGATTTACCTATTACTAATCCTTGGAATGGTCAAAGCACTCAGCCTTGGATATATATTCGCTATGCTGAAGTATTGCTCAATTATGCAGAAGCTCAGAATGAAGCAACGGGACCTGATGCAAGTGTTCATGATGCTGTTAATGAGGTTAGAAACCGTGTTGGAATGCCTGATCTGCCACAGAATCTAACCCAAAGCGAGATGAGAGAACGCATTCGTAATGAACGTCGTATTGAATTAGCATTTGAAGAACATCGATTCTATGACGTAAGACGTTGGGAGATAGCCATGGATACCGAGAATGAGCCAGCATATGGCATGCGAATCACAAAGAATGGTGATGGTAGCCTGGAATATGAACGTAAAGTCGCTTTGGATGGTCGTAGCTTTGAAGAGAAACATTACTGGCTACCAATTCCAAGAGAAGAAATACAGGCATCAGATGGTCAGTTAGAACAAAATCCCGGTTATTAA
- a CDS encoding glycoside hydrolase family 2 TIM barrel-domain containing protein — protein MRFLKILGIALFLILSISSLLLAQPVREKIDFNNNWKFQLGEAHGAQFTLFDDSEWRTIDTPHDWSIEEKFSKDLASGQGYLPGGIGWYRKTFTLSEDKRDKKIQLLFDGVYQNAEVWINGEYLGKRPYGFISFSRELTEHLNFGDQENVVAVRVDHSNYADARWYTGSGITRQVWLKVMNPVHIKQWGTHIRTPEVSESEAAVKVTTTLVNDSDESQNITLKGMVNKSGKKISNGETSVHLPPNSERKVDQVLTVDNPNRWSVEHPHLYDYVTEIYSNNNIYDRKETKFGIRTFRFEADEGFFLNGKSMLIKGVCLHNDAGSLGSAVPKQEWKDRLKIMKEMGANAIRTSHNPPAPELLDLADEMGFIVMDEAFDEWEIGKKKWIKGWNVGEEEGAAGLNTYYSQHGYSDFFEDWAKKDLQDMIRRDRNHPSIVLWSIGNEIDYPNDPYTDPNRDNYQEWRPDGYHVTEIARKLYDYVKEIDTTRPVTAASANIPLANETGYAALLDVVGYNYQEEFYEEDHQDFPGRKMIGSENGDSYEAWLAVKNNDYIPGQFLWTGIDYLGEAGQFPNRSNGSGLVSLSNVRKPGFYYRQSLWSDEPMVYLSTINPSDENDWPEVQSHWNWEDYTNEEVEVIAYSNAESVELYLNGESMGTRKISEAENHTLRWSVPYQNGTLRAEAKNEGKKVATYTLSTAGEPYQIELKPNRSEIRANGKDISSVEVMVTDREGVVVPDARHKINFMIEGAGQNIGVGNSNHNSIEPYKADYRKVYNGKARIILQSNGKQGDINVKATGKGLQSAEVTIKAQ, from the coding sequence ATGCGCTTTCTTAAAATTTTGGGAATTGCTTTATTCTTAATTTTGAGCATTTCGTCGCTTTTATTAGCGCAGCCGGTCAGGGAGAAAATAGATTTTAATAATAACTGGAAGTTTCAGTTAGGAGAGGCCCACGGAGCTCAGTTTACTTTATTTGATGACAGTGAATGGCGTACTATTGATACACCTCATGACTGGAGTATAGAAGAGAAATTTAGTAAAGATCTGGCAAGTGGACAGGGCTATCTACCGGGAGGGATTGGATGGTACCGTAAAACTTTTACTTTATCGGAAGATAAGCGTGATAAAAAGATTCAACTCCTTTTCGATGGAGTTTATCAAAATGCAGAGGTTTGGATCAATGGCGAATACCTGGGAAAACGTCCATATGGTTTTATCAGCTTTAGTCGCGAATTAACTGAACATCTTAATTTTGGAGATCAGGAAAATGTAGTTGCTGTACGTGTTGACCATTCCAATTATGCTGATGCTCGCTGGTATACGGGTAGCGGTATTACACGGCAGGTTTGGCTTAAGGTGATGAACCCGGTGCACATCAAACAGTGGGGTACACATATTCGAACTCCTGAAGTTTCAGAGAGTGAGGCTGCCGTTAAGGTAACAACTACCTTAGTAAATGATTCTGATGAATCACAGAATATTACTTTGAAGGGAATGGTCAATAAATCTGGAAAAAAGATTTCCAATGGGGAAACCTCTGTACATCTACCTCCAAATTCGGAAAGGAAAGTGGATCAGGTCCTAACAGTTGACAATCCCAACCGATGGTCTGTTGAGCATCCTCATCTTTATGATTATGTGACGGAAATTTATAGCAATAACAATATTTATGATCGAAAGGAAACGAAATTTGGTATTCGAACCTTCCGATTTGAAGCCGATGAAGGATTCTTCCTGAATGGAAAATCTATGCTTATCAAAGGGGTTTGTCTCCATAACGACGCCGGTTCCCTGGGATCCGCTGTACCCAAACAGGAATGGAAAGATCGTCTTAAAATTATGAAAGAGATGGGAGCTAACGCTATCAGGACAAGTCATAATCCTCCGGCACCAGAATTGCTTGACTTGGCTGATGAAATGGGTTTTATCGTAATGGATGAAGCTTTTGATGAATGGGAAATTGGCAAGAAAAAATGGATTAAAGGATGGAATGTTGGGGAAGAAGAAGGGGCAGCAGGGCTTAATACCTATTATTCACAACATGGATACAGCGATTTCTTTGAGGACTGGGCAAAAAAGGATTTGCAGGATATGATTCGCCGCGACCGGAATCATCCCTCTATTGTATTATGGAGTATTGGAAATGAAATTGATTATCCTAACGATCCTTATACCGATCCTAATCGTGATAATTATCAGGAATGGCGACCAGACGGTTACCACGTAACTGAAATTGCTCGTAAGTTATACGACTATGTAAAAGAAATTGATACTACCCGTCCGGTAACCGCGGCATCAGCAAATATACCCTTGGCAAATGAAACCGGGTATGCTGCTTTACTTGATGTAGTAGGATATAACTATCAAGAAGAATTTTATGAAGAAGATCACCAAGATTTTCCTGGTCGAAAAATGATTGGTAGTGAGAATGGTGATTCCTACGAAGCATGGTTGGCAGTTAAAAATAACGATTATATACCAGGACAGTTTCTATGGACGGGTATCGATTACTTGGGAGAAGCTGGGCAGTTTCCCAATCGTAGTAATGGATCTGGTCTGGTAAGTTTAAGCAATGTCCGGAAACCTGGTTTTTATTATCGGCAAAGTTTATGGTCTGATGAGCCAATGGTTTATCTATCAACTATAAATCCTTCGGATGAAAATGACTGGCCCGAGGTTCAATCTCACTGGAATTGGGAAGATTATACAAACGAAGAAGTAGAGGTTATTGCCTATTCTAATGCTGAAAGTGTTGAGTTATACCTGAATGGAGAATCTATGGGAACAAGAAAAATTAGCGAAGCTGAAAACCATACACTTCGTTGGAGTGTTCCTTATCAAAATGGTACACTGCGTGCTGAAGCTAAGAATGAAGGAAAAAAGGTAGCTACCTATACACTGAGTACTGCTGGTGAACCATATCAAATTGAATTGAAACCTAATCGATCAGAAATACGAGCTAATGGTAAAGATATCTCTAGCGTAGAGGTTATGGTTACCGACAGAGAAGGAGTTGTTGTGCCTGATGCGCGGCATAAGATTAATTTTATGATTGAGGGTGCTGGCCAAAATATTGGTGTTGGAAACAGTAATCATAATAGTATTGAGCCTTATAAAGCAGATTATCGGAAAGTTTATAATGGCAAGGCACGGATTATTTTACAATCCAATGGCAAGCAGGGAGATATTAACGTGAAAGCAACAGGAAAAGGGCTGCAATCTGCTGAGGTGACCATTAAAGCTCAATAA
- a CDS encoding glycoside hydrolase family 30 protein, translated as MKSKIFLGLLLIFIGCDGTVKERNNSSDSESEILTLTVDFENKQQKIEGFGASDAWSTQFVGKNWPLEKRENIADYLFSTEIDSQGNPEGIGLSIWRFNIGAGSARQGNESGIGDPWRRAESFLAADSTYDWSRQQGQQWFVEAASQRGVENFIGFVNSPPILLTKNGQAYGNGGEEANISESNYEHFADYLAQIAQYFSSQGTPLSYISPVNEPQWDWSQDNGQEGSPYQNEEIDGVVKALDQKLQEYDLDSKIEIPETAQIDFLYDGDLSGRSNQTEHFFGAGSEVKNLSTIAPKMAAHSYFTTWPVADMIEHRRQVRKNIENADEPIDYWMSEYCILADNEEIQGNGRDLGIDPALYVARIIHFDLTITNAASWQWWLGVSPYDYKDGLVYIDKNIENGDIYDSKLLWGLGNYSRFIRPGSVRLGLSRSDDATAEEAAMQVMASAYVHEDKGQLTVVLVNYGNLDKEISISIKNSGDQSLSEFVPYLTSSDKNLQRQESIPINESITVPARSIMTFQADLSN; from the coding sequence ATGAAAAGTAAAATATTTCTGGGACTTCTACTCATTTTTATTGGATGTGATGGTACCGTTAAGGAAAGGAATAATAGTTCTGATTCGGAGTCAGAAATTTTGACTCTGACTGTAGATTTTGAGAATAAACAACAAAAAATTGAAGGATTTGGTGCTTCTGACGCATGGAGTACCCAATTTGTAGGAAAAAATTGGCCTCTGGAAAAACGGGAAAATATAGCAGACTATTTGTTTAGTACTGAGATAGATTCTCAAGGTAATCCAGAAGGAATAGGATTATCAATATGGCGATTTAATATCGGGGCAGGGAGTGCCCGCCAAGGCAATGAAAGTGGTATTGGCGATCCTTGGCGCCGGGCCGAAAGTTTTCTGGCTGCAGACAGTACTTATGATTGGAGTCGTCAACAGGGGCAGCAATGGTTTGTAGAAGCCGCATCCCAGCGGGGGGTAGAGAATTTTATTGGATTCGTGAACAGTCCCCCGATACTACTTACTAAAAATGGTCAAGCCTATGGGAACGGTGGCGAAGAAGCTAATATTTCTGAATCAAATTATGAGCATTTTGCCGATTATTTGGCTCAGATAGCCCAGTATTTTAGCAGTCAGGGAACCCCTTTGAGTTACATTAGTCCCGTAAATGAGCCCCAATGGGATTGGTCACAAGATAATGGGCAAGAGGGTTCACCTTATCAGAATGAAGAAATTGATGGAGTAGTTAAGGCTCTGGATCAGAAACTTCAAGAATATGATTTAGATAGCAAAATTGAAATACCAGAAACAGCTCAGATCGATTTTTTATATGATGGAGATCTTTCTGGCAGAAGCAATCAGACCGAACACTTTTTTGGAGCGGGAAGTGAAGTAAAAAATCTCTCAACGATAGCTCCTAAAATGGCGGCACATAGCTATTTTACAACTTGGCCAGTTGCGGATATGATTGAACACCGTCGCCAAGTACGCAAAAATATAGAGAATGCTGATGAGCCTATTGATTACTGGATGTCTGAATATTGTATCTTGGCCGATAATGAAGAAATCCAGGGCAATGGGCGCGATTTAGGTATAGATCCAGCCCTTTATGTAGCCAGGATTATACATTTTGATTTAACTATTACCAATGCTGCATCTTGGCAGTGGTGGCTTGGTGTTAGTCCTTATGATTATAAAGATGGACTCGTTTATATAGATAAAAACATAGAGAATGGAGATATCTATGATTCAAAATTACTTTGGGGATTAGGTAACTATAGCAGATTTATACGGCCGGGTTCAGTCCGGTTGGGGCTTAGTCGGTCAGATGATGCTACAGCAGAAGAAGCTGCCATGCAGGTAATGGCCTCCGCTTATGTTCATGAGGATAAAGGACAACTTACCGTTGTACTTGTAAATTATGGGAATTTGGATAAAGAGATTTCGATCAGTATTAAAAATTCTGGAGATCAAAGTTTATCTGAGTTTGTACCATATCTCACATCCAGTGATAAAAACCTGCAAAGACAAGAGTCAATACCTATTAATGAATCAATTACGGTTCCTGCTCGATCCATAATGACTTTCCAAGCTGATCTTTCTAATTAG
- a CDS encoding BNR-4 repeat-containing protein — MEHNSQNIIYPGLTNSRYFILGFLLLGIFVGCSESYDEKSPTIGADFPVFTENGAWCWFSDPRAVYFEGKHQRTYAGWVSSEGDIVVGYYDHEDSTTQTKIIDPDFQADDHNNPSIVIRPDGKLLVFYSKHATEEPILLQRSKSPEDIMEWEGPEKLDLNDDEKYNKYSDTYTYTNPIYLEDEDTLYLFWRGSDFKPNYAFSKDWGESWSRGEIAILPDREYKDRRPYVKLASNGRDKIHFAFTQGHPRLEENNSIYYMAYNDGEYSNADGSMIADTLPIAPPETDLVYNGNEGPKAWIWDVAADQNGTPAIVYATFPNDSTHIYHYAKWDGSSWQNHKLVDSGRWFPETPEGEQEREPNYSGGIALDHENPNIVYLSRQREGTFEIEKWVTPDGGKSWQQESITTGSDTDNVRPVAIRNAVEGNKLQVLWMLNEEYIHYTNYSSSIKMNQVAE; from the coding sequence GTGGAACACAATAGTCAAAATATAATTTATCCTGGTCTGACTAATAGCAGATATTTCATTTTAGGTTTTCTGTTATTAGGGATATTCGTTGGTTGTTCAGAAAGCTATGACGAGAAATCGCCAACTATAGGAGCAGACTTTCCGGTCTTTACAGAAAATGGTGCCTGGTGCTGGTTTTCTGATCCCAGAGCGGTCTATTTTGAAGGTAAGCACCAGCGTACGTATGCCGGATGGGTCAGCAGTGAAGGGGATATTGTAGTTGGGTATTATGATCACGAAGATTCAACTACTCAAACAAAAATTATCGATCCAGATTTTCAGGCAGATGATCATAATAATCCTTCTATTGTGATTAGACCTGATGGTAAGCTTCTTGTTTTTTATTCCAAACATGCTACAGAAGAACCTATTTTGTTGCAGAGGTCTAAAAGTCCTGAGGATATTATGGAATGGGAGGGGCCAGAGAAATTAGATCTCAATGATGATGAAAAGTATAACAAGTATAGTGATACCTATACGTACACTAATCCAATCTACTTGGAGGATGAGGATACGTTATACCTTTTTTGGCGTGGGAGTGATTTTAAGCCCAATTATGCTTTTTCTAAAGATTGGGGAGAAAGTTGGAGTCGCGGAGAGATAGCAATTTTGCCCGACAGAGAATATAAAGATCGCCGCCCATATGTAAAGTTGGCTTCTAATGGACGAGATAAAATTCATTTTGCTTTTACACAGGGGCATCCTCGGCTGGAGGAGAACAACAGTATTTACTATATGGCTTACAACGATGGAGAATATAGTAATGCCGATGGATCAATGATTGCTGATACCCTACCTATTGCGCCGCCCGAAACCGACTTGGTTTATAATGGCAATGAAGGTCCAAAGGCATGGATTTGGGATGTGGCAGCAGATCAAAATGGAACGCCGGCTATTGTTTATGCTACTTTCCCAAATGATTCTACCCATATCTATCATTATGCAAAATGGGATGGCAGTAGTTGGCAAAATCATAAGCTGGTTGATTCCGGACGATGGTTCCCCGAAACACCGGAGGGGGAGCAGGAACGTGAGCCCAATTATTCGGGGGGAATTGCCTTGGATCACGAAAATCCCAATATCGTGTATTTGTCCCGCCAGCGGGAAGGAACATTTGAAATAGAAAAATGGGTCACCCCAGACGGTGGAAAATCATGGCAGCAGGAATCGATTACCACCGGTTCTGATACTGATAACGTACGTCCTGTTGCTATTAGAAATGCGGTGGAGGGAAATAAGCTCCAGGTATTGTGGATGCTTAACGAAGAATACATCCATTATACCAATTATAGTAGTTCCATCAAGATGAATCAGGTAGCAGAATAA